A genomic stretch from Pirellulales bacterium includes:
- the rpsF gene encoding 30S ribosomal protein S6: MPAQVYEGFVIFDSNRYGRDQVGVSSQIEKTVTKLGGEMLVSRLWEERRLAYPIKGQRKGTYWLSYFRLDSNQLTALNREFELNESILRSLVLKVDARIVDALVEHAKSTAERPQRTERREQRADTGEAAVSAV, from the coding sequence TTGCCCGCCCAAGTCTATGAAGGCTTTGTGATCTTCGATTCGAACCGCTACGGCCGCGACCAGGTCGGCGTGTCGAGCCAGATCGAGAAGACGGTCACCAAACTCGGTGGCGAAATGCTCGTCAGCCGGCTCTGGGAAGAGCGGCGCCTGGCGTACCCGATCAAGGGTCAGCGCAAAGGCACCTACTGGCTGAGCTACTTCCGCCTCGACAGCAACCAATTGACCGCGTTGAACCGCGAATTCGAGCTGAACGAGTCGATCCTTCGCTCGTTGGTGTTGAAGGTCGACGCGCGGATCGTCGACGCGCTGGTCGAGCACGCCAAGTCGACGGCTGAACGGCCCCAGCGGACCGAACGCCGCGAGCAACGGGCCGACACCGGCGAGGCGGCCGTCAGCGCCGTGTGA